One Natrinema halophilum genomic window carries:
- a CDS encoding tubulin/FtsZ family protein, with the protein MKVALIGVGQAGGKITERLVRFDADMGFGAVQGALAVNSAKQDLQSLEYVDTQLIGADRVNGHGVGGDNELGTEVMQSDIEQVLGSLDGRITSKAEALFVVAGLGGGTGSGGAPVLVHHLQRVYDVPVYALGVLPGRNEGVLYQANAGRSLKTLLREADSTLLIDNDAWHEQGESVEDAFETINDRIARRVGLLFAAGEAVEGVGESVVDSSEVINTLRTGGVATLGYATEVASEDSGENITTAMTVSRQALLTGASLPDATTADSALLVIAGQSDRIPRKGVEKARRWLEDETGSMQVRGGDFPLDSDRIGALVLLGGAERSDRVQKFMQRAQEANRAQETESADHAEQFADDRLENLF; encoded by the coding sequence ATGAAAGTTGCCCTGATCGGAGTAGGTCAGGCCGGCGGAAAAATCACCGAACGGCTCGTCCGGTTCGACGCGGACATGGGTTTCGGAGCCGTTCAGGGTGCGCTGGCCGTCAACTCCGCGAAGCAGGACCTCCAGTCCCTCGAATACGTCGACACGCAGTTGATCGGTGCCGACCGCGTCAATGGCCACGGTGTCGGTGGTGACAACGAACTCGGAACTGAGGTTATGCAGTCGGATATCGAACAGGTGCTCGGCTCGCTCGACGGGCGCATCACCTCGAAGGCGGAGGCCCTCTTCGTCGTGGCAGGACTCGGCGGCGGCACCGGTAGTGGCGGCGCGCCGGTCCTCGTCCACCACCTCCAGCGGGTCTACGACGTGCCCGTCTACGCACTCGGCGTGCTGCCGGGGCGCAACGAGGGAGTGCTCTATCAGGCCAACGCCGGTCGGTCGCTGAAAACGCTCCTCCGTGAGGCAGATTCGACGCTCCTGATCGACAACGATGCCTGGCACGAACAGGGCGAAAGCGTCGAAGACGCATTCGAGACGATCAACGACCGGATCGCCCGGCGGGTCGGGCTGCTCTTCGCTGCTGGGGAAGCCGTCGAGGGCGTCGGCGAAAGTGTGGTCGACTCGAGCGAAGTTATCAACACGCTCCGCACGGGCGGGGTCGCGACGCTCGGCTACGCCACCGAAGTCGCGAGCGAGGACAGCGGCGAGAACATCACAACCGCCATGACCGTTTCGAGACAGGCCCTGTTGACGGGAGCGAGCCTTCCCGATGCGACGACAGCCGATTCGGCGCTTTTGGTCATCGCAGGCCAGTCAGATCGAATCCCTCGAAAGGGAGTCGAGAAAGCGCGGCGATGGCTCGAGGACGAAACGGGCAGCATGCAGGTCCGTGGCGGGGACTTCCCGCTCGACAGCGACCGGATCGGCGCGCTGGTATTGCTCGGCGGCGCGGAACGCTCGGATCGCGTTCAGAAGTTTATGCAGCGAGCGCAGGAGGCCAACCGCGCTCAGGAAACGGAATCGGCGGACCACGCCGAACAGTTCGCAGACGACCGACTCGAGAACCTCTTTTAG